DNA sequence from the Longimicrobium sp. genome:
ATTTCGTGCCACACGCGCATCCTCACGATCACCTGGTCCTCGTCCGGCAGGCTGGCGACGGCCTGGGCGACGGCCTGCTCCGCCTCGTTCCGCCGCTGCTCGGACTCCTGCGCCAGCACGCGCACGTCCGCCTGCTCGTCCGCCGGGAGGGCGGCGGTCACCTCCTCGGCGGCGGCGACCGGGCGCAGGGGCGCGCGGGCTGGCAGCTGCCGCCACAGCTCGGCCAGGTCGCGGTCCGCCAGCTCGCCGTGTCCCGTCGTGCGCATCAGCTGGGCCGCCTGGGTGAGCGTGAACCCGTCGCGGTGCACCAGCGTTTCCAGGCGCACCGCCGTGGGCCCCAGCCGCCTCGCCGCCGCGGAGGGCCGCCAGCGGCCCCGCTCGCGGACCCGGTAGTCGCGGGCGAGCATCGACAGCACCACGGTCAGGTACGTGGACGGCGCGCTTTCGCCGCGAAAGCGGCGGAGGGCG
Encoded proteins:
- a CDS encoding sigma-70 family RNA polymerase sigma factor; this encodes MLDRHQAEHLFLENLGWIERVLATLARRQGLSGDDADDFASWAKLRLIEDDYSALRRFRGESAPSTYLTVVLSMLARDYRVRERGRWRPSAAARRLGPTAVRLETLVHRDGFTLTQAAQLMRTTGHGELADRDLAELWRQLPARAPLRPVAAAEEVTAALPADEQADVRVLAQESEQRRNEAEQAVAQAVASLPDEDQVIVRMRVWHEMTVADVARGLNLPQKPLYRRMDRIFSQLRRTLEAGGLSRERVRGLLEDRAP